The following coding sequences are from one Megamonas funiformis window:
- a CDS encoding GntR family transcriptional regulator: MKFCKVKEQALSQLTKQSILQYIQSMDLSISNKLPREELLAQELGVSRITVRSALNELASEGIIFRKQGKGTFVNQQALGMNVVFNPIGDLRDVIANSGYEVKTEVLSTNKRLATDDEAKKLQLDNNEEVFIVERMFYANEMPAIYCVDRIPVKIVKENFLQNCLDMSIYKYFSEFLKRTIIWDKVELSTITNQELSSLTDYFKCEQITSFLNCDIINFDNNDEPVFYANEYVDTKFIHYQLIRQKKY, translated from the coding sequence ATGAAATTTTGTAAAGTAAAAGAACAAGCATTGAGTCAATTGACAAAACAATCTATTTTACAGTATATACAATCAATGGATTTATCTATATCAAACAAGCTCCCTAGAGAAGAATTATTGGCTCAAGAATTAGGTGTTAGTAGAATTACTGTAAGAAGTGCATTAAATGAGCTTGCTAGTGAAGGTATTATTTTTCGTAAACAGGGAAAAGGAACATTCGTTAATCAACAAGCTTTGGGCATGAATGTAGTATTTAATCCTATTGGAGATTTACGTGATGTAATTGCTAATAGTGGTTATGAGGTAAAAACAGAAGTGTTATCTACTAATAAGCGTTTAGCTACAGATGATGAAGCTAAGAAATTACAGTTAGATAATAATGAGGAAGTTTTTATTGTTGAGCGAATGTTTTATGCTAATGAGATGCCAGCTATTTATTGTGTTGATAGAATTCCTGTAAAAATAGTTAAAGAGAATTTTTTGCAAAACTGCTTAGATATGTCTATATATAAATATTTTAGCGAATTTTTAAAGCGTACAATTATTTGGGACAAAGTAGAATTATCTACAATAACAAATCAGGAATTATCTTCTTTGACTGATTATTTTAAATGTGAACAAATAACAAGCTTTTTAAATTGCGATATTATCAATTTTGATAATAATGATGAACCTGTCTTTTATGCTAATGAATATGTAGATACAAAATTTATTCATTATCAATTAATTAGACAAAAGAAATATTAA